In Senegalia massiliensis, a single genomic region encodes these proteins:
- a CDS encoding FAD-dependent oxidoreductase, which produces MKVAVIGAGFSGMLSAYLLEKQGIKVTIYEKQESIGGHCRTLSSKGIYAELGTVFSFSEQIKELLIELKVDYTERFTYRNFIDENYNNVEHISREDVTLLMDELPRLKVILNKYSKSLNTVNYGYIHKDLMIPLCTFLRQHNLNTICQVIAPHLSSFGFGNICDVQAYYAFKIFNLDTIYSFIRGDKLLFINKGSSELIKKLSQNISDIRYSIKVENIEVKGNKVNLETPFSSDYYDKVLITTKLPRDVIKDDLYNQLMKKIDTNPFITCAYEVDNKNLVTTYYKANLGKKGKVQFFHTTRQNKRTILVAYAYGIVKKELIDSITNDIKKSGIHIKHLITAKQWYIFPHLDNHNLTQNFYRDINETQNTSHIRLIGSLISKPELTNLYVSVKNSVNNILKSNNF; this is translated from the coding sequence ATGAAAGTTGCAGTTATAGGAGCAGGTTTTAGCGGAATGCTTTCAGCATATTTATTGGAAAAGCAAGGTATAAAGGTTACAATATATGAAAAACAAGAATCTATAGGTGGTCATTGTAGAACATTATCAAGTAAAGGTATATATGCTGAACTTGGAACTGTGTTCTCTTTCAGTGAGCAAATTAAAGAGCTTTTAATTGAATTAAAAGTGGACTATACTGAACGTTTTACATATAGAAACTTTATTGATGAAAATTATAATAATGTAGAACACATATCTAGAGAAGATGTGACTTTACTAATGGATGAATTACCTAGACTGAAAGTTATTCTTAATAAGTATTCTAAATCACTTAATACCGTAAATTATGGATATATTCATAAAGACTTAATGATTCCTTTATGTACCTTTCTACGACAGCATAATTTAAATACTATATGCCAAGTGATTGCTCCACATCTCTCATCTTTTGGATTTGGAAATATATGTGATGTCCAAGCTTATTATGCATTTAAGATATTTAATTTAGATACTATATATTCTTTTATTCGTGGTGATAAGCTTTTATTCATCAACAAGGGATCTTCAGAACTTATTAAAAAACTCAGTCAGAACATATCAGACATCCGATATTCTATTAAAGTTGAAAACATCGAAGTGAAAGGTAATAAAGTAAACCTCGAAACTCCTTTTAGTTCTGATTATTATGATAAGGTACTTATTACTACAAAGCTACCAAGAGATGTTATTAAGGACGATTTATACAATCAATTAATGAAAAAAATTGATACAAACCCATTTATCACATGTGCCTATGAAGTAGACAATAAAAATTTAGTAACAACTTATTACAAGGCTAATCTAGGCAAAAAAGGTAAAGTACAGTTTTTCCATACTACAAGACAAAACAAAAGAACAATACTTGTAGCCTATGCCTATGGAATAGTGAAAAAAGAACTAATTGATAGTATCACCAATGATATTAAAAAATCAGGAATTCATATAAAACACCTAATAACAGCTAAACAATGGTATATATTCCCACACCTAGATAATCATAATTTGACACAGAACTTCTATCGAGATATTAACGAAACACAAAATACGAGCCATATCCGTCTAATTGGTTCTTTAATATCTAAGCCTGAATTAACAAATTTATATGTATCTGTAAAGAATTCTGTAAATAATATATTAAAGTCTAATAACTTTTAA
- a CDS encoding helix-turn-helix domain-containing protein, which produces MNKNLKFNIIMEGQKNGISVTCRKYNISRTIYYRWLKRYETKGIEGLDHIKKNFVPINKTSTEIENVLIRLFKTYPKYGPKAIKYLLEELGHDISESAVFNVMKRHQLTNKESRIKFAKKKENKIVSILPSLRDIESGKCWLFWITNYGYFKNIGNLYEYTLFDFKSRISCTRLYKNISLSHFEDLLSAVAIPVAQTLNFNTNYLCFFQDSKLIKQNKNIFESKINKVIQDNGFDVNIHILQRNDDLERINDLRKQYTNCCISFLMPLIYNDMSFEQLKIQFQKFIRNYNMNHKVKFDNNMYSPIEYHNKLTDTNLVLPLWAYIDRQY; this is translated from the coding sequence ATGAACAAAAACCTTAAATTTAATATCATAATGGAAGGACAAAAAAATGGTATCAGTGTAACTTGTAGAAAATATAATATTTCAAGGACCATTTATTATCGTTGGCTAAAAAGATATGAAACCAAAGGTATCGAAGGTTTAGATCATATTAAGAAAAATTTTGTTCCTATCAATAAAACAAGTACTGAAATAGAAAATGTATTAATTAGACTTTTTAAAACCTATCCTAAATATGGTCCTAAAGCGATTAAATATTTATTAGAAGAATTGGGGCATGATATAAGCGAATCAGCAGTTTTTAATGTCATGAAAAGGCACCAGCTGACCAATAAGGAAAGTAGAATAAAATTTGCCAAAAAGAAGGAAAATAAAATTGTTAGTATCCTTCCTTCTTTAAGAGATATAGAAAGCGGAAAATGCTGGCTGTTTTGGATAACAAATTATGGATATTTTAAAAATATAGGTAACCTTTATGAATATACGTTATTTGATTTTAAAAGTAGAATATCCTGTACAAGACTATATAAAAATATATCTTTAAGTCATTTTGAAGATTTATTATCTGCCGTTGCTATACCTGTAGCACAAACCCTGAATTTTAACACTAATTATTTATGCTTTTTTCAAGATTCAAAATTAATTAAACAAAATAAGAACATTTTTGAATCAAAGATTAATAAAGTCATTCAAGACAATGGATTTGATGTAAATATACATATTCTTCAGAGGAATGATGATTTAGAAAGGATCAATGATTTAAGAAAACAATATACTAATTGTTGCATATCCTTTCTAATGCCACTTATTTATAATGATATGTCATTTGAACAACTGAAAATTCAATTTCAAAAATTCATTAGAAATTATAATATGAACCATAAGGTTAAGTTTGATAATAATATGTATTCTCCTATTGAATACCATAATAAATTAACGGATACAAATCTTGTCTTGCCTTTATGGGCGTATATAGATAGGCAATACTAA
- the hypB gene encoding hydrogenase nickel incorporation protein HypB translates to MNELKVFTIKKNIYEDNAKVAETTRNELKKKGTYLINIMSSPGSGKTATLVSTIKALKDEMKIGVMEADVDSDVDAKTVQEAGAKAIQLHTGGMCHLDATMTKQGIDELGVEELDLVFLENIGNLICPAGYDTGAMKNVAILSVPEGDDKPLKYPKIFGKVEVLIVNKIDAIEHFDFSMNLLERRVRKLNKDIVIFPISAKTGEGVEEWANWIRELKVGGYNIEKKANKNKL, encoded by the coding sequence ATGAATGAATTAAAAGTCTTTACTATCAAGAAAAACATCTATGAAGATAATGCTAAAGTTGCTGAAACCACAAGAAATGAATTAAAGAAAAAAGGTACATATCTAATTAATATTATGTCATCACCAGGCAGTGGGAAGACAGCCACTCTTGTAAGTACTATCAAAGCACTAAAAGATGAAATGAAAATAGGTGTAATGGAAGCTGATGTGGATTCTGATGTGGATGCTAAAACTGTTCAAGAGGCAGGAGCAAAGGCTATTCAATTGCATACGGGCGGGATGTGCCATTTAGACGCTACTATGACAAAGCAAGGTATTGATGAATTAGGTGTAGAAGAATTGGATTTGGTTTTCTTGGAGAACATAGGCAATTTAATATGCCCTGCAGGCTATGATACAGGAGCAATGAAAAACGTAGCCATATTAAGTGTTCCTGAAGGGGATGATAAACCTTTAAAATATCCCAAAATCTTTGGAAAAGTAGAGGTACTCATTGTCAATAAGATTGATGCAATTGAACATTTTGACTTTAGTATGAATTTACTTGAACGAAGAGTAAGAAAGTTAAATAAAGATATTGTTATATTTCCCATATCTGCTAAAACTGGGGAGGGTGTAGAAGAATGGGCAAATTGGATTAGAGAACTAAAAGTAGGGGGATATAACATTGAAAAAAAAGCTAACAAAAACAAACTTTAA
- a CDS encoding FAD-dependent oxidoreductase, with the protein MVDLANKIGRTKAGTGREAIPFGPEYYALAPILDEYQVKIAMQLQFRKKLSAKDIAKGSGESYEKVKKTLDYIAWAGVAFVNTIDGVDMYWQDIFVPGHLEMINNNKELVAKHPEIAEAFYYFGSKKGPMAAGIMPVGGGPMRVLPIERSIDGNSRRASYEELSKYLNEAEVFSVSDCSCRTSREAMEEGCGHLKEDMCIQLDHAAEYYIKTGRGREITRKEAFEIIKRAEDNGLMHSIPNLDGLGHTHAICNCCGCGCYAMRLANEYVNNDIVRSNYKSIVDESKCVACGECVDVCPTNALRLGQKLCSKEPIDERMVKEVPRNTEWTEDKWNSDYRTNRKNTLDSGTSPCITNCPAHIPVQGYVKLASQGRYTEALELIKKHNPLPAVCGRVCPRLCEEDCTRGDIDEAVAVDDIKKFIAEQDLNKGIRYIPRKRHDYSDKKIAIIGGGPSGLTCAYDLSIDGYDVTVFEKENKLGGMLAFGIPSYRLEKDVIEAEIDVLGDMGVKFKTGVEVGKDVSIQELRGKGFNAFYIAIGAQSGKKIGLEGEDAREVLSGVDFLRMTNLGDKTNVGGKVVVIGGGNVAIDVARSAIRLDGVKQTDIFSIEARENMPAHNEEVEEALEEEIKINNSWGPTRIITENGKVTGIEFKRCLSVFDENGKFNPQFDEADRKITECDYVLLSVGQTFNYGNLLEGEGVRLTNRNTIEVDQVTLQTSKVDIFAGGDVASGPRFAIDSIAAGKEAAVSIHRFVQRGQSLVFGRDTHSYKVFDKENLDDVIGYDGTERQRTQHVDGKVSKTTFKDLRGILTEEQIKKETARCLGCGATKVDEYLCVGCGACTLKCKFDAIKLEKVHDVKGYEIEDLPKAVLKKVVARKVKITANKINPFAKKR; encoded by the coding sequence ATAGTTGATCTTGCAAATAAAATTGGTAGAACAAAGGCAGGGACAGGGAGAGAGGCAATTCCATTTGGTCCTGAATACTATGCGCTTGCTCCAATACTTGATGAGTATCAAGTGAAAATAGCCATGCAACTACAATTTCGTAAAAAACTTAGTGCAAAGGATATTGCAAAAGGATCGGGAGAGTCCTATGAAAAGGTAAAAAAAACATTAGACTATATCGCTTGGGCTGGAGTTGCTTTTGTTAATACAATTGATGGCGTGGATATGTATTGGCAAGATATATTTGTTCCGGGACACTTGGAAATGATTAATAACAACAAAGAATTGGTTGCAAAACATCCTGAAATTGCAGAGGCCTTTTATTATTTTGGTAGCAAAAAAGGACCTATGGCAGCAGGTATTATGCCTGTTGGTGGTGGACCAATGCGTGTATTACCTATTGAGAGATCTATCGACGGAAATTCAAGAAGAGCATCCTATGAAGAACTATCAAAATACTTAAATGAAGCAGAAGTGTTTTCAGTGTCAGATTGTTCTTGTAGAACATCCCGTGAGGCAATGGAAGAAGGTTGTGGACATCTAAAAGAAGATATGTGCATTCAATTAGACCACGCGGCGGAGTACTACATAAAAACAGGACGTGGACGAGAAATAACAAGAAAAGAAGCTTTTGAAATTATCAAAAGAGCAGAAGACAACGGATTAATGCACTCTATTCCAAACTTAGACGGACTGGGACACACTCATGCTATTTGTAATTGCTGTGGATGTGGTTGTTATGCTATGAGACTTGCCAATGAATATGTGAATAATGATATTGTACGATCTAATTACAAATCCATCGTAGATGAATCCAAATGTGTTGCCTGTGGTGAATGTGTAGATGTTTGTCCCACAAATGCCTTAAGATTAGGACAAAAATTGTGCTCCAAGGAACCAATCGATGAAAGAATGGTTAAAGAGGTACCAAGAAATACAGAGTGGACAGAAGATAAATGGAATAGTGATTATAGGACCAATAGAAAAAATACTTTAGATTCCGGGACATCACCTTGTATTACAAATTGTCCAGCACACATACCTGTCCAAGGTTATGTTAAATTAGCTTCACAAGGTAGATATACTGAGGCTTTGGAATTGATTAAGAAGCATAATCCCCTTCCTGCAGTTTGCGGACGAGTTTGTCCAAGGTTATGTGAGGAGGACTGTACACGTGGTGATATTGATGAAGCTGTAGCCGTTGATGATATTAAGAAGTTTATTGCAGAGCAGGATTTAAATAAAGGTATTCGCTACATACCAAGAAAAAGACATGATTATAGTGATAAGAAGATTGCAATTATTGGAGGAGGCCCTTCAGGATTAACGTGCGCTTATGATTTATCTATCGACGGTTACGATGTAACAGTATTTGAAAAAGAAAATAAACTAGGTGGAATGTTAGCCTTTGGCATACCATCATACAGGTTGGAAAAAGATGTAATAGAAGCAGAGATTGATGTACTAGGAGATATGGGGGTTAAGTTTAAAACTGGTGTTGAAGTTGGAAAAGATGTTTCAATTCAAGAACTTAGAGGTAAAGGTTTCAATGCGTTTTATATTGCCATTGGAGCTCAATCAGGGAAAAAAATAGGTTTAGAAGGAGAAGATGCTAGAGAAGTATTAAGTGGAGTAGATTTTTTAAGAATGACCAATCTAGGAGATAAAACTAATGTAGGAGGTAAAGTCGTTGTTATTGGTGGAGGCAATGTTGCTATTGATGTTGCGAGATCTGCAATAAGACTAGATGGGGTTAAGCAAACAGATATCTTTTCCATAGAAGCAAGAGAAAATATGCCAGCCCACAATGAAGAAGTAGAAGAAGCCTTAGAAGAAGAGATTAAGATTAACAATTCTTGGGGACCAACAAGGATTATCACAGAAAATGGTAAAGTCACTGGTATTGAATTCAAACGTTGTCTTTCAGTATTTGATGAAAATGGCAAGTTCAATCCACAGTTTGATGAAGCAGATAGAAAAATTACTGAATGTGACTATGTCTTATTATCAGTAGGTCAAACCTTCAATTATGGAAATCTATTAGAAGGAGAAGGGGTAAGATTAACCAATAGAAATACTATTGAAGTTGATCAGGTAACACTTCAAACTTCAAAAGTAGATATTTTTGCAGGTGGAGATGTTGCTAGTGGCCCAAGATTTGCAATTGACTCAATAGCGGCAGGTAAGGAGGCTGCAGTTTCTATTCATAGATTTGTACAGAGAGGTCAATCATTAGTATTTGGTAGAGATACACATTCCTATAAGGTTTTTGACAAAGAAAATCTGGATGATGTTATTGGATATGATGGCACTGAGAGACAAAGAACTCAACATGTTGATGGTAAAGTTTCAAAAACCACTTTTAAAGATTTAAGAGGTATCTTGACTGAAGAACAGATTAAAAAGGAAACTGCAAGATGTCTAGGATGCGGTGCCACAAAAGTAGATGAATATTTATGTGTTGGATGTGGAGCATGTACACTAAAGTGTAAATTTGATGCAATCAAACTTGAGAAAGTTCATGATGTGAAAGGTTATGAAATTGAAGACTTACCAAAAGCAGTTTTAAAAAAAGTAGTTGCTAGAAAGGTCAAAATTACTGCAAATAAAATTAATCCTTTTGCAAAGAAGAGATAG
- a CDS encoding hydrogenase maturation nickel metallochaperone HypA codes for MHELGIVYEVINIVDGFAKENNLTTVDKIVLEVGQLSQAIPRFIEECYPAAVNETAYEDTKLEIIVLPANGKCKVCNEVYNIIDYRKVCPKCHGEEYYLISGQEFNIKEVVAC; via the coding sequence ATGCATGAACTAGGTATAGTTTACGAAGTCATTAATATTGTAGATGGATTTGCAAAGGAGAATAATCTAACAACAGTAGATAAAATTGTATTGGAGGTTGGACAATTATCCCAGGCAATTCCAAGATTTATTGAAGAGTGTTATCCTGCGGCTGTAAATGAAACAGCATATGAAGACACAAAGTTGGAGATCATTGTACTTCCTGCCAATGGAAAATGTAAAGTTTGCAATGAGGTTTATAATATTATTGACTATAGAAAAGTTTGTCCTAAGTGTCATGGGGAAGAATATTATTTAATTTCAGGACAAGAATTTAATATTAAAGAAGTTGTAGCATGTTAA
- a CDS encoding DUF5692 family protein, whose translation MGLLFEGLTVGSLITLILFVAALLGINEITRKSKDLSIVFYCALPVVLAILVFMGVLGSPTGKTWFGWVKVVSALIGVYGFLLIRFTKLGEKKFAAIFPVTILSLNIAEAVYREFEVFATFKELQIDPGGIVVLGGIWNIFNGIAGILCIVTLTGFAGIKVSKDRSRDMIWPDMTWMYIIGYTLWNFAYVYNCISTRSMYAGFGILLAALIAEFLFKRGAWLQHRAQILSLYAMFSLSVDFQKSQYFQVFPTYSASVLMTISIISLIFNVGVFAYMVYTIIKKKKNPLKEDIYTDTDYYKKNILANNL comes from the coding sequence ATGGGTTTATTGTTTGAAGGTTTAACAGTTGGCAGTCTAATCACACTAATTTTATTTGTAGCAGCATTGTTAGGCATAAATGAGATTACAAGAAAATCAAAAGATTTATCCATAGTCTTTTACTGTGCCTTACCTGTGGTACTAGCGATATTAGTATTTATGGGTGTATTAGGCTCACCTACAGGGAAAACGTGGTTCGGTTGGGTTAAAGTAGTTTCTGCGTTGATAGGTGTTTACGGATTTTTATTAATCCGATTCACTAAATTAGGTGAAAAGAAATTTGCAGCTATATTTCCTGTAACCATTTTATCTTTAAATATTGCAGAGGCAGTTTATAGAGAATTTGAAGTATTTGCTACTTTTAAGGAATTGCAAATAGATCCAGGAGGTATAGTTGTTCTAGGTGGAATCTGGAATATATTTAATGGGATAGCAGGAATTCTATGCATTGTGACATTAACTGGATTTGCTGGTATAAAAGTATCCAAAGATAGGTCAAGAGACATGATTTGGCCAGATATGACATGGATGTACATCATCGGCTATACATTATGGAATTTTGCATATGTTTACAATTGTATTTCAACAAGATCAATGTATGCTGGATTCGGTATCCTATTAGCTGCACTCATTGCAGAATTTTTATTCAAAAGAGGCGCATGGCTTCAGCATAGGGCACAAATATTATCCTTGTATGCTATGTTTTCTCTATCTGTAGATTTTCAGAAAAGTCAGTACTTTCAAGTGTTTCCTACCTATAGCGCAAGTGTACTGATGACAATTAGTATTATATCTTTGATATTTAATGTTGGAGTATTTGCTTATATGGTTTACACCATTATTAAGAAAAAGAAAAACCCATTAAAAGAAGATATTTATACAGATACAGATTATTATAAGAAAAATATTTTGGCTAATAATCTTTAA
- a CDS encoding CD3324 family protein: MKYENAQNILPEYIVQLIQEYIEGGYLYIPIKYDNKKVWGENTLTKDILKRRNKEIFNKYNEGISIKKLAQKYYLSEHSIRRIIRQQKNI; this comes from the coding sequence ATGAAATATGAAAATGCACAAAATATACTGCCAGAATATATTGTCCAACTCATTCAAGAATATATAGAGGGTGGATATTTATATATACCAATAAAATATGACAATAAAAAAGTTTGGGGAGAAAATACTTTAACAAAAGACATTTTAAAAAGAAGAAACAAAGAAATTTTTAATAAATATAATGAAGGAATATCTATTAAAAAACTTGCACAGAAGTATTACCTCTCTGAACATAGTATAAGAAGAATAATTAGACAACAAAAGAATATATAA
- a CDS encoding MBL fold metallo-hydrolase, with protein MNKLAILEIKFDFNGNKNVIYPVILSDKSEVVLIDCGYPNFLNLIKDAAKKDGVDISKLTKIIITHHDFDHMGALGEFKREYPHIKVLSSIDDEKYISGKEKSLRLQQAEAICDKIPEEEKESAKEFQRFIQKVENVQVDMCLKDRDSFSWFGGIEIVATPGHMPGHISVYLKSSKTLISGDALIVENDKLMIPYPQYTLDIDNAKKSIKKLLNYEIDRIICYHGGTYIKDIKESLQSIILD; from the coding sequence ATGAATAAACTAGCGATTTTAGAAATAAAGTTTGATTTTAATGGTAATAAAAATGTCATTTATCCAGTTATATTAAGTGATAAAAGTGAAGTTGTTTTAATTGATTGTGGATATCCTAATTTTTTGAATTTAATAAAGGATGCTGCCAAAAAAGATGGAGTGGATATTAGTAAATTAACAAAAATAATTATAACACATCATGATTTTGATCATATGGGAGCTTTGGGAGAGTTTAAAAGAGAGTACCCACATATAAAGGTTCTCTCATCGATTGATGATGAAAAATATATTAGTGGTAAGGAAAAATCTTTAAGATTACAGCAAGCAGAGGCCATATGTGATAAAATTCCTGAGGAGGAAAAGGAAAGTGCAAAAGAGTTTCAGCGTTTTATTCAAAAAGTAGAAAATGTTCAGGTAGACATGTGCTTAAAAGATAGGGATTCTTTTTCTTGGTTTGGAGGTATAGAAATAGTTGCTACCCCAGGGCATATGCCAGGCCATATTTCAGTTTATTTGAAAAGTAGTAAAACATTAATTTCAGGAGATGCATTAATAGTAGAAAATGATAAATTGATGATACCATATCCACAGTATACTTTAGATATAGATAATGCAAAAAAATCTATAAAGAAGTTATTAAATTATGAAATAGATAGAATTATATGCTATCATGGTGGAACATATATAAAAGATATTAAAGAATCACTACAAAGTATTATTTTAGATTAA
- a CDS encoding N-acetyltransferase has protein sequence MIKQLEKFEIEEIMDIWLKTNITAHSFIPEKYWIKNYNLVKYQYMPGSTTFIYKENSIIKGFISIIDNSFIGALFVLEDYQGQGIGKKLLNYCKSLYSPLELAVYTENISSVNFYIHCGFIVKKKQQNEDSGFMECIMTWTKNE, from the coding sequence ATGATTAAACAATTAGAAAAGTTTGAAATTGAAGAAATTATGGATATCTGGTTAAAGACTAACATTACTGCTCATAGTTTTATACCAGAAAAGTATTGGATTAAAAATTATAACCTTGTTAAATATCAATATATGCCTGGTTCCACAACTTTTATTTATAAAGAAAATAGTATAATTAAAGGATTTATAAGTATTATAGACAATTCATTTATTGGTGCCTTATTTGTTTTAGAAGATTATCAAGGACAAGGCATAGGCAAAAAACTACTAAACTATTGTAAATCTTTATATTCACCTTTAGAATTAGCAGTTTATACTGAAAATATATCTTCAGTTAATTTTTATATACATTGTGGGTTTATAGTGAAAAAAAAGCAACAAAATGAAGATTCAGGATTTATGGAATGTATAATGACATGGACAAAAAATGAATAG